GCCGAGACCTATCAATTCAACTCGGaataacaccaaattttgcagacaagtccaaaatgacataacggagctactTTAActctcggaatcgaattccaaccccgatttcataaaagtcaactataggtcaaacttctcaatttttcaaacttcaacttttccaactttcaccgaaatgcctcaatttaccctacggacctccaaatccaaatccggatgcgtgcctaagtccaaaatcaacatacgaaGTTGTTGATATCATCCACGACCCATTCCGGGGCCGTTTACCCAAAAGTTCAATttcggtcaaattctcaccgtttAAACTTCCAAAGCtagttttctttttctaatttgaccctgaatcatccgttaactgaattcaaccatgcacgcaagtcaatacacatattatgaagCTTCTCGAGACCTCAAATTGCCGAACTGGgcacaattgctcaaaacgactagtcggaTCATTAcacatacccattgaaaaaagtttttttttgctTAGAAATTTGGAttcctgtatatatatatatatatgtatatttgtatttcatcactctatttgctacctcatccgtGAAATTTCTGTTccatcttgcatctaatgttgctaatcatgcttgaaaatatggaaggagatctttatgtgtgatttttggagagaaagaaccttatttctttgggttttcaatttttataaatACTTGGCTAGTTTTATtaagtctatgattaatggctagaggttggtaagttgggACTTTTTGGGACATTTATGTAAGTTCCTTtctttttttgggatttttttctatctatactataatagaaatttatttatctattttctctAGGTTTTGTAGTTTTTAAAAAGTATCTAGGTTTTTTTTACATAAACTGTATGTATTCCTCCTTAAAAAGTTCTCACCTCATTATTAAcaccttcaattaagggattaaATTATATCCATTCCTTTTTTTCTCTACTCCCCTCCCTCCTTTTTCTTCTACACAGATCTGGAAGCCACTTCTTCTTCCAATATTAGTTCACCAATTTTTTTCTTCCAATTTCTCGAAAATTCTATACAAGATACTCATATATGGTATAAGAAGGcacaagaaaaatataaatggaCAAAAAATGTCTTGAACAAAAAAAGAAGCCATACTCGCCATAGAAATAGTACCAAGGAAATGGTTATTTTTTGTACGGTAACATTTTTGATCCTATACAATTTTGAAGATACATCCTAGTAGGAAATCTAAAACTTTTCTACCTGTACATGTTACTACTCTAAAAGCTAATATAATTCTGATACAAGATTGTATTGTAATTGTATCAGTATTGTATCAAGTATTCTTTCATGTATTGATGCATCAAATACAATTCAGATACAAATTTGATATAATTATGAAAGAATTCTTATACAATTACGAtacaacttaaaatcaattctaaactTAAACTGAATCAATATCGTATTATACTTGTATTAGTAATGTATCATGTATTGTTttaggtacaaattgtgatacaattatgatacaatcgtaatataattcttaattatgatACAATTTcgatctttcatatttttcaagtttcaatctaAAACATCCACCTAGAACCAACTCTAAACTTAAATTATGatacaatattatattataatagTATTAGTATTGTATTGGAATTGTCTTAGGTATTGACGTATCAAATACAATTCAGATACAATTATGATACATTTatcatacaattataatacaatttCGAAACTTCTTCTTTCTCGATTTTTATTCTGAAATTCTACCTAAAACCAACTTTAAACTTAACCAATCTCCCTTAAAATTGAGATATGAACCCTAAAGGATATTTTCAATagttttcaagaatacccaatccaAAAAATCACAAATTTGTAAAATCCGAATATCtaattcaaagtttcaaaactttttaatggtaTATCAATGACAGACCCTCTAGCTACAATTTCAGAGATAATATCGCTGGATTTGTCAATAATTgaaactttttaatggttgttgATGGAATTGATTCACAGAAATATATGATGTTATTAGAGAGATaatagtttgatttgtatgaaagagagagagagagagagagagagagagagagagagagagagagagagagagagagagagagagaatgactttaaaatcttttaaaattaaGAAGAAAATCGTGATTGTAGGAGGCTAATTAAGCTGATAGATGGGGATGAGGGATACAGTTACAAATTAATCCCTATATTTAGGGGATCCATCTTTTATCCTGATTTTTTACATAAATAATTAATATAGATACATAAAGTAATTTTTAAGGAGCATAAAGAAAAGAAGTTAATAAGTTTCTAATATAGTATAATTAGGTAAAAATCCTTTTTTCAACTTTAGGAAAAGTAGTTAAGGGCCTGAGATGTTTCCTTGTGTTGGGCTTGGCTCATAAAAGTTGGGAAGATCTAAGGGAAAACTACCCTGTATAGTCCTTCAAAGTTTTAATAGCCCAAAGTTTTCCCCTTTGACCCGAAATGTCCCTCCGGCCCAATCTTATTACATCTAATAGCCCATAATCCATAAACCACCCACGTTTTTGAATTCACCCGTTTAACTCGGCTCTCTCAAACCACCTTTCTCCTTAAATACAGCTTCTGCACTTTTACTCTTGGTTTCAATGTAAGCCAAAATTTCAGTAGGTTTTCCGATTTTTATTCATAGTCGACTCTAGGTTTTCCAATTTTTGTTCATAGTCATCTCTATAATGGGGGAAAAGAAGTCtttgaagaaaaaaaggaagatgAAGGCATCTCCAAATTCTCTGAAATTAGCCAGTAAATTAGTAAAATATAACCCTAATTTCATTAGCAATgacgatgatgattttgaagaTTTACCATAATTTGGGTGCGATTTGGGGCATGCAACCCATAAATCTGTTGAAGCAATGCAAAATACCCCTAGTGAAGGAAAGCAAAATACTCATGTTAATAGAAGGACTCGTTCTCATAGCGGGACTCCCAGCGATAGAGTAACGAGGTCACACACTGCTCAGCATGTAGTTGTTGAAAAAAGCACAAGTTCCAAAAAAAGATTAAAATTGCGAAAAATGATATTGTGAAGGATAAGGGTAAAGGTTCTAAAAGGAAGGCTAAAAGTGATGGGGATGATGTTTCATCAAACAAGAGAAAAGTTCACGTTGATCAAAAATGTTATAGCTCATCTGATTTAAAGGTATTTTCTAATGATATAAATTTTACTTGTATGCATCtagtttattttaatatgtagAAATTTAACCAATATGGCAGTTATGTTCCAGATTTGTATATAAAATGTATCATTATTTTTCATATTGTATATAATGTGTATTAAGTCAATAAGTAATGTGCAACTTTTGTATATAAAGTGTATCATCTATCCACATATTGTATAAGTAATGTTTAAAGTGTGTATTTGTGATTGTTATGAagcttatatatatttatatttttgtgttGTTTGAAGCTTTGGGATTACTATGTTCCTTTGGCTGATCATTATAGTACTCGTATCAGTGTGCATACAAACTGCAGTATAGTGGaacatttgaaaaataatttggatGATCAGCAGATTGAGATGTTTAGAAGAACATGTTTTGGTTATTTTGTGGACTTGCCCGAATTTTTTATACAGAACCAACTTATCCATTCACTATTGCTTAGGGAAGTAGTGTCACCTAAAGATAATGAGTTATGGATTAAAGTGAATAGCACCAAGTTGCGCTTTGGACTTGCAGAGTTTTGTATTATTACAGGTTTAAAGTGTAATGGTGATCCCAATAAAGATTATGAATCTGTCCAGTCGAGTCGGTTGATGGAATTGTACTTTCCAAGCATGTCGAAAGTGTCTAAGAAATCGTTAACTGACTATTTCTTAAACAAGATGTGGAAATCTGATGATGATGCATTAAAGATTGCAGTATTGCATTTCATTCACAGTTTCCTGTTTTCTACTACGAATGATGATTTGATAACAAAGAATGATTTTCTGTTGGTTGAATCTGGTGATTTTGGAACTTTCCCTTGGGGAAAAGTAGTTTATAATGCTACGTTGGGTTCGATGAAGAATAAGGTTCGTAGTAGGAGAGAGATGTACTAATATGGTGGTTTGCCTTTGGCATTCCAGTGTTGGTTTTATGAATGCTGCCCCTATACTCGCAAAAACCTCGCTTGCCGGATTGGTGACGTTTAAGAGGTTGAGGAAAGAGTTTTTTCTTTTAAGTCAGGAGCAGGTAAAAGATATATATTTctgatacataaattatacatttctGATACATGCATTATACATTTCTGATACATGCATTATACATTTCTGATACATTTGGTGATTGctaacttttatttatttatttgtagtTGGTGTTTGGTAACATTTCCCCAACAAATGATGAACAAACAAGGCTTCAATTGGATGACTTTGTCCCGGTTTGTGAAGATAAAAATGAGATTCATATTGAATCTGGAGTCGTGGCTGAAGTTAACACAAATGCTAAGAAGCACTCCAAAAATAAGCCAGAATCACAATCTATCAACAATGAGAATCCGGATCCACAGTCCAATAACTTGAATTCAAGCGAGAAAGAGCTGAAACTTCTGAGAAGTGAAATCAAGAAGGTACAATTCTATTTTGTCTTTGACCAGTTCTGAGAACTTAATTGATATTCGGTTTCACTTTTCCTTTTATAGGTAAACAACAAGGTTTCATCTTTGGAGAACTTAATGATTTCCTCATTTAAAAAGGTTTTTAAAGCTCTAGGTATACGCAATGCTTCAAAGGTATTCTCATGACTAcgcttatttgttatttttacctTTTACTACGATTTTACAACTTGTTGTATATTTTTTCTGAACAAGGTAATAAAAAAGATGACAACTATCATGATAAGGAATTTTCAGAGAATAATTTTGGTAGTGAGGAAGTTATGGAGAAAAATATTAGCATTGAAGAAGTTGTAAAGAAAAATATTGACAATAAGGTAAGTCTAGAGCAAACTGTTGATGTTATGGAGGGTGTGGTGAAGGATTCTATACAAGATGGTAAAAGTAGTGAAGGAGTTGGTGATGCCGAAGCCTGGATTGAGGATGCCGAGCCTGAAATCACTGCAATCACCCAACAGTTTTGTGACAAAAATACTTCTGATATGGGGAGTTTGGTGGATGATTCTGTACAACTTGGTAAAAATAGGTGTGAGGAAGGTAGTGAGGACAATAGCTGGAGTAGTGATGCTGAGGCTCAAATAACTGCAATCACCCAAAAGTATTTCAATCAAAATATTGTACATGGTGATTGTTTAGGAGTGGAGAAAAATATTACTTATATGCAGGAAGATCATATAGTTGTTGTTGATCATGACACACCTTAAATGAACCCTAGAGAAAGGAAACCAGTAGGGGTCATGAAGTCACCATTCATAAACACATTTGACTCTGGTGGCACCATCCAAGTTGTTGAAAACAAGCCAACTAAGTCAAAGAAGCCCATCTTGACTATAAAGTATCCTTTTGAGGAAAATGTTGACAATCCTGTTGATTTCAAAGTATTGTGTAAGTGGAACACTTTCATCAATAGAGGCTTAAGGACTAATGCGCCGTAAGTTTTATGTTTcagttttttcttattttttttcttgtttatttcatgttatgAACCATATCTTTTTATCATTGATTCATCAGGGACGGTGTTTATACAGAGGCTGGCAATAAgctaaataaaatatttgaatttggaGTTGATAATATTGGAGAAAAAAATGGTTCTTCACATTTGCATATCCTGGTCTAACCTTGTGTGATTCAGTACGTCAACACTTTAATTGTAAAATATAAACTGGTGATATACGTTTTTAGTTTTCTCATACTGTAATTTTCTGACTGTGTATATTCTTCACATTTCAgcatattgatgtaattttttacTATTTGAGAATAAAAGGAAGTACGGTGTTGATGTTCCAATAAAATTCACAACGACTGACTGTTGGTTTAACTGCTTGATTTCGAATTTGatatgacgacccgacccgtcgtctcgtgagttaccaccccgtttcccccattttatgcttcttcatgtttcgttatcggtcttcggtgtgttagagttaaatcggattggtttaCCATTACAAGtcgcttgtgactttactatctcattaattgctttatttattgtcttttattctttcactgcGAAActaacttggctcttcatgtctttttcttttctttaactgttttcctttactgctttatttcaatactgttgttattcactgcaattattgtaatcctttatcttatgaacgtggaaaATACATGTcaacttgtttcattcttgtaaactgcatcttcaacatcatattccactcgtgccaaacaaataccatagcaacgcttataatgattggttgcgctcttccaatattatcacccttcaAATTTGGCAAAggtgtatttgcggtaaaaccagtcgatcatcggtgcagtcgacggttccgtgcctttccctcttgagttgtccgctcaagggtacctgtctaataccccaatagaaaccttactctgtttaatttttcatgcatcatggtcaaatctagccgagtcagttatgttgtccgcgtAATGACTCGTTAAGATAGCctttgtccaaagtccatcgggtttccctgaaacccaaacggacaccaccatattctgtgcatttatttggagaactaaatgcttcttATGCTTCTTATTGGTATTAAATAATCGAGTCCGGTGGGGTGAggtcctaacccttttgttttgcaggaaatgaatgacaaagttcctgacttcggtatggtaaacataccttcacccttgcagacttggtggagaaacctcccatcgagcaaccaaattaacgaatggaaagagagagtcaccaaggctagtAAAAAGCTAGAAGTACaacttgctggaattggaagggaaagtgaggaagagagtcaccgactgtcaAAACGTTGAGGGAagcgaaggagaacacctggcaaaggcatttttactggaaaatctgcgtgagctggaggatctgatcaacgagaacattcaatctgaagaaggtccttctgggaccaagtagttaggagtctttcattttgttttaatgatgtaataaggccaatggccactaatgacattttactttccgttatttagtgtcgttttggattcgtcttatttttatcaataaaatgaggcatttagcattataagttctccaaattaatttgtcgttAAGCCTACCTCGGTCACAAcaaggcacccaaattaggacgcgatttatattcttgcacaatgtgtttaaatattgcaacattttcttctcataatccgcactaacttgttatcttttttgtttttctttatttttattcccctccccaaaggctAGTTCGTgtattctggcaccatcatcatacagtacgagatccaagggccctccaccacctcctcctccaagtcctatccggaacaagaacaaaggcaGAATGGGAGATTCAAACGCCAGAAAGGAAAtcgaaagaattgagattcctcatGGTACTccggttgctaaggaaactgctgcccaacttgagcagaaactgttgaagttccaagaagaactggatcaagttcggaacttggcaaatttatcattcactctcaccgctcctgatgtcaactttccaaatactcaaaatcccgcacctccatagaacaccccacaaccacagacACAACCCACTCATGCTCCACACTGCAACACATCCCACTCTCCAAACAACCCTCCACTGCTCATTTTTGAACCACTAAACACCACAAATGACCACctccacaacactcccatctatGTAGATACtataccccactacactcaaccaatctcaagtgcacctgagtctgatgacaaggactctcttatcagaaacttaGCAGCAGAACTCAAAAGgttgaccagccgagtccagggcatggaaggaagCAAAGAtatagaggggctgaattatgaaGACCTCTGCATTCAGCCGGATGTTGAACttccagaggggtacaaacctcccaagttcggaatgttcgatggcacgggagatcccacagtccatttgaggacatattgtgataagctggttgGAGTCGGAAGGgatgagaaaatccgtatgaaactcttcataAGAAGTCTGAAGGAGGATgatttatcctggtacatcagc
Above is a window of Nicotiana tabacum cultivar K326 chromosome 8, ASM71507v2, whole genome shotgun sequence DNA encoding:
- the LOC142163495 gene encoding uncharacterized protein LOC142163495 yields the protein MQNTPSEGKQNTHVNRRTRSHSGTPSDRDKGKGSKRKAKSDGDDVSSNKRKVHVDQKCYSSSDLKLWDYYVPLADHYSTRISVHTNCSIVEHLKNNLDDQQIEMFRRTCFGYFVDLPEFFIQNQLIHSLLLREVVSPKDNELWIKVNSTKLRFGLAEFCIITGLKCNGDPNKDYESVQSSRLMELYFPSMSKVSKKSLTDYFLNKMWKSDDDALKIAVLHFIHSFLFSTTNDDLITKNDFLLVESGDFGTFPWGKVVYNATLGSMKNKVRSRREMY